Proteins from a genomic interval of Tenacibaculum sp. SZ-18:
- a CDS encoding glycosyltransferase family 2 protein has protein sequence MSNHYNISATIVLFKEQEDVLLKAVNSFLAYSGEKKLFLVDNSPTPISNSYILNHPEITYIFNNKNLGFSKANNLVISKIKDNSKYHLVLNPDTVFKPQVLDELVEQFEINEELSIVAPAIKYPDGEHQYSVRKYPNFLDLLFRKTGISKKRIYQQEYRNLDLSQPFFPEAVHGCFMLFKTEDFTQINGFDERYFLYMEDLDICKKIDQIGKKKYYFPSVEVTHVLRKGSAINIRLFFYHFSSAVKYFLKWL, from the coding sequence ATGTCAAATCATTACAACATATCTGCAACAATTGTTCTTTTTAAGGAACAAGAGGATGTGCTGTTAAAAGCTGTAAATTCATTTTTAGCATATTCAGGAGAAAAGAAACTTTTTTTAGTTGATAATTCTCCAACACCAATTTCAAATTCTTACATTCTTAATCATCCCGAAATCACCTATATTTTTAATAATAAGAATTTGGGTTTTTCTAAAGCGAATAATCTTGTTATAAGCAAGATTAAAGATAATTCTAAGTATCATTTAGTTTTAAATCCAGATACTGTTTTTAAACCTCAAGTTTTAGATGAGTTAGTAGAACAGTTTGAAATAAATGAGGAATTGTCGATTGTAGCTCCTGCAATTAAATATCCTGATGGTGAACATCAATATTCAGTGCGTAAATATCCAAATTTCTTAGATCTTTTATTTCGAAAAACAGGAATTAGTAAAAAGAGAATTTACCAGCAAGAATATAGAAATCTAGACTTATCTCAACCTTTCTTTCCTGAAGCTGTTCATGGTTGTTTTATGCTTTTTAAAACAGAAGATTTTACGCAGATAAATGGATTTGATGAAAGGTATTTTTTATATATGGAAGATTTAGATATTTGTAAAAAAATAGATCAAATAGGTAAAAAGAAATATTATTTCCCAAGTGTTGAAGTAACTCATGTTTTACGTAAAGGATCGGCAATAAACATCAGGTTGTTTTTCTATCATTTCTCATCTGCTGTGAAGTATTTTTTAAAATGGTTATAG